GCTGGGTCGAGACCACCCGCACCCGGCTGACCGGGACCTGTAGGATGCGCGCCAGGTCGGTGCGTGCCAGCGTGATACGGCCCACGGTGCACCAGACGGTGAGCCGGCCGCCGGCGTCCCACATAGCGATGCTGGAATGCGTCTCCATGGGGACATGCTCCACCATCTGGGTGCGGTAGCGCTCCTGCACCACCAGGTGCGCCTCCGCCAACGCCTTCTCCACATCGCCTTTGCGGATGTGCCACTCCCAGTAAATGTTACTGCGCGGCTCATGGATGCGCGGCGCGTCTTCCTTCATCGCCTCCAGCGGGTCCAGCACCACAGGTAGCGGCTCATACTCCACCACGATCTTCTCCAGCGCTTCCTCGGCAATCTGCTCACTCACCGCCGCCACCGCCGCAATGCCATCCCCCATATGCCGCACCTTGTCCTTGGCCAGCACGGGCTGATCCTGCAGGCTGGGGCCGAACGAATTGACCGGGATATCGTCCGCCGTGATGGTCGCCACCACCCCCGGCATTTCCAGCGCCTTGCTGACGTCCACCCGCAGGATGCGGGCGTGGGCATAGCGGCTCCGCAGTACCTTGGCATACAGCATGCCCGGGAAGGACAGGTCGTTGATGTACTTCAACTGCCCGAGCACCTGGAAAATGGTATCCCGGCGGGGAATCCGACGCCCGATGGATGGGTAGCCGGCAAACTCCTCCGTCGGCGCTTCCTCGATAATC
The sequence above is a segment of the Anaerolineae bacterium genome. Coding sequences within it:
- a CDS encoding molybdopterin-dependent oxidoreductase — translated: IIEEAPTEEFAGYPSIGRRIPRRDTIFQVLGQLKYINDLSFPGMLYAKVLRSRYAHARILRVDVSKALEMPGVVATITADDIPVNSFGPSLQDQPVLAKDKVRHMGDGIAAVAAVSEQIAEEALEKIVVEYEPLPVVLDPLEAMKEDAPRIHEPRSNIYWEWHIRKGDVEKALAEAHLVVQERYRTQMVEHVPMETHSSIAMWDAGGRLTVWCTVGRITLARTDLARILQVPVSRVRVVSTQLGGNFGGKNEITIEPVLAILAKKTGRPVKGTYSRKEEFIASTTRHPFIMEYTSGVTAEGRIIARKVRLIADGGAYCSWSETTLGKATILSAGPYDIPNIALDGYVVYTNKPMTGAMRGFGAPQVCFAYESHMDTIAHRLGMDPLQIRLLNAYDEGSISATGQILHSVALKKTLLAAAERFGWEVKER